Proteins encoded in a region of the Pseudomonas sp. GOM7 genome:
- a CDS encoding protoporphyrinogen/coproporphyrinogen oxidase, producing the protein MSDHTLVIGAGLSGLAAADKLQAAGKKVVVLESTERPGGRVVHLSHKGDMVEAGAQGFHSGSHGYAQTLGLIDRFGLTRDLVPQVNQQACYLNRQGEPVYPLGNMGLAKLLGVRGTADFAWFVAKYLVAMKKFSLYETHLDIPAYDNISTAEEFAWAGKAFTDYVLRPAAHAMVGTDLEHTNLYHFLNLMKLISTTKVATLRKGNSSLAEAIAASLDVRYETEVKKLLCEKGRVTGVQLADGSTLKADHVIVACPVGAAAKIMPDEFVAQREFLMAFPNIPMTLVYFFLDRPLDTKAFIYMGHAYRNMTFNMAINHTVKTPHLVPSGKGIISAWPSYPDAAALVNMSDAEVMTKALNEMDDFFPGIASMLDEVKVQRHHWGLGRLSPGQHAKILAFKKHAEQLQGVSFASNDYDGVHMESAVQSGLRAAERVLRG; encoded by the coding sequence ATGAGTGATCACACCCTAGTAATTGGTGCCGGGCTGTCGGGCTTGGCGGCGGCAGACAAGCTCCAGGCAGCAGGAAAGAAAGTCGTTGTGCTTGAGTCAACGGAGCGCCCAGGGGGGCGTGTGGTTCACCTTTCGCACAAGGGCGACATGGTCGAGGCAGGCGCTCAGGGTTTTCACTCTGGAAGCCACGGTTATGCCCAGACGCTCGGGTTGATCGACAGGTTCGGCTTGACCCGGGATCTGGTTCCACAGGTCAACCAGCAGGCGTGCTATCTCAATCGGCAGGGAGAGCCCGTCTATCCGCTCGGAAACATGGGGCTGGCCAAACTTCTGGGTGTGCGCGGCACGGCAGATTTCGCTTGGTTTGTCGCGAAATACCTGGTGGCGATGAAGAAGTTCTCGTTATACGAGACTCATCTCGATATTCCCGCCTATGACAATATCTCGACCGCCGAAGAGTTTGCCTGGGCGGGTAAGGCATTTACCGACTATGTGCTCCGGCCGGCTGCTCATGCCATGGTCGGCACCGATCTGGAGCACACGAACCTTTATCATTTTCTCAATCTCATGAAGCTCATAAGCACAACGAAGGTTGCAACGCTGCGCAAGGGCAACAGCTCTCTGGCAGAAGCGATTGCCGCCTCGTTGGATGTGAGGTACGAGACTGAGGTCAAGAAACTCTTGTGCGAAAAGGGGCGTGTCACTGGGGTGCAATTGGCCGACGGCAGTACGCTCAAAGCCGATCATGTAATAGTTGCATGCCCTGTCGGCGCTGCCGCGAAGATAATGCCCGATGAGTTCGTTGCCCAGCGGGAGTTCCTGATGGCCTTCCCCAACATTCCAATGACGCTGGTCTATTTCTTCTTGGATCGTCCTCTGGATACGAAGGCTTTCATATACATGGGCCATGCCTACCGAAACATGACGTTCAATATGGCGATCAATCACACGGTCAAGACCCCGCATCTTGTTCCCAGCGGAAAGGGCATCATTTCGGCCTGGCCGAGCTACCCAGACGCCGCGGCCCTGGTGAATATGTCGGATGCCGAGGTGATGACCAAGGCATTGAACGAGATGGATGATTTCTTTCCCGGCATCGCGTCGATGCTGGACGAGGTCAAGGTGCAGCGGCACCACTGGGGGTTGGGTCGCCTCTCGCCTGGGCAGCATGCTAAGATCCTGGCGTTCAAGAAGCATGCTGAACAGTTACAGGGCGTCTCATTTGCAAGTAACGATTATGATGGCGTGCACATGGAGTCCGCTGTGCAAAGTGGTCTGCGGGCAGCAGAGCGAGTGTTGAGAGGTTAA